From Butyricimonas paravirosa, one genomic window encodes:
- a CDS encoding energy transducer TonB, giving the protein MKKNYNWAKATLVMGCMLGLGWLATPVMARDMDVRLMDEDTTIMVVAEVQPEFNGNLNQWIGENVQYPEEAYANQIDGRVFVTFVIEKDGAVSHVRVVRSAHPLLDAEALRVISGMPKWKPAMSGGKAVRFEKTLPITFKYTPQETELTYEQYLKNLEEEQEILKKGEKMSLEDMARRVNAFKEQLGDDATLRKLLLEKSQTIKGEIDSTVKAQTKVLKLKKNDVKELTKIYEDEINTKIQLIESLGTDQFISHFVESELEMRKIEMDKMLKIKDLLKDRFKLYFENYILQQ; this is encoded by the coding sequence ATGAAGAAAAACTACAATTGGGCTAAGGCAACGCTTGTTATGGGTTGTATGCTTGGTTTGGGGTGGCTGGCTACCCCGGTAATGGCACGGGATATGGACGTGCGGTTAATGGATGAAGATACGACAATAATGGTAGTTGCCGAAGTTCAGCCGGAATTTAACGGGAATTTGAATCAATGGATCGGGGAAAACGTGCAATATCCGGAAGAGGCGTATGCCAACCAAATTGATGGACGGGTGTTCGTGACTTTTGTGATAGAGAAAGATGGAGCCGTGTCTCACGTACGAGTAGTTCGTTCTGCTCACCCGCTTTTGGATGCAGAAGCACTTCGGGTAATCTCCGGAATGCCGAAATGGAAACCGGCTATGTCGGGAGGAAAGGCTGTGCGTTTTGAGAAGACGTTACCGATCACGTTTAAATATACGCCACAAGAGACCGAGTTGACTTATGAGCAATATTTGAAAAATTTGGAGGAAGAGCAGGAAATACTGAAGAAAGGGGAAAAGATGAGTTTGGAAGATATGGCTCGCCGGGTGAATGCTTTCAAGGAGCAATTGGGGGATGATGCCACGTTGCGTAAATTGTTGCTGGAGAAAAGTCAGACGATTAAGGGTGAAATCGATAGTACCGTGAAGGCTCAAACGAAAGTGTTGAAGCTGAAAAAGAATGACGTGAAGGAGTTGACAAAAATCTACGAGGACGAGATTAACACGAAGATTCAACTGATTGAAAGTTTGGGAACAGATCAGTTCATCAGCCATTTCGTTGAATCCGAGCTTGAGATGAGAAAGATCGAGATGGACAAGATGCTAAAGATTAAAGACCTTTTGAAAGATCGGTTCAAATTGTATTTTGAGAATTATATCTTGCAACAATAG
- a CDS encoding IS4 family transposase, whose product MNQGKFVFSQVVEYIPRYQFDKLVKQYKGDWHTKNLSSYNHLLHLLFGQLTGCDSLRDICLCLEAHNKMLYHLGFRKAVNHTSLSRANESRDYRIFEGLGLYLIATVRPMFSNIQLSQITIDNVIYALDSTTISTSIRLATWALGKYSKGAVKMHALLDLRGSIPANIHITDGKWHDSNELDALAPEPYAFYVMDKAYVDFKALFRFHQAQAFWVSRPKENMKFETVEQMDISDVKSGVLEDSRIRVTGYNSSKLYPEAMRFVRVYDPDNDTIVDFISNNFEVSALEISNLYRHRWDIEVFFKWIKQNITVKTLWGYSENAVKIHLWAAIISYLTVVRIKVASNSPYSITEVATLIRISALERTDLRSLITKLDSSIISNQNVKELSLFDDI is encoded by the coding sequence ATGAATCAAGGCAAGTTTGTATTTTCCCAAGTTGTCGAGTATATACCGCGTTATCAGTTTGATAAACTCGTAAAGCAATATAAAGGAGATTGGCATACCAAAAATCTCAGCAGTTACAATCACCTCCTTCATCTGCTTTTCGGACAGTTGACAGGATGTGATTCTCTGAGGGATATTTGTCTATGCCTCGAAGCCCATAACAAGATGCTTTATCATCTCGGTTTTCGTAAGGCCGTGAACCATACCTCATTGTCTCGTGCAAACGAAAGCAGGGATTATCGCATTTTTGAGGGGCTGGGCCTTTATTTGATTGCCACGGTCAGACCGATGTTCTCAAATATCCAACTGTCTCAAATTACCATTGATAACGTGATATATGCGCTTGATTCCACGACCATATCAACCAGTATAAGGCTTGCAACGTGGGCTTTGGGGAAATACAGCAAAGGAGCTGTCAAGATGCACGCCCTGTTGGATTTGAGAGGCAGCATACCTGCCAATATCCATATCACGGACGGCAAGTGGCATGACAGCAACGAGCTTGATGCACTGGCACCGGAGCCTTATGCTTTCTACGTGATGGATAAGGCCTATGTTGACTTTAAAGCACTTTTCAGATTTCATCAGGCTCAGGCATTTTGGGTATCACGTCCAAAAGAGAACATGAAATTCGAGACTGTCGAGCAGATGGATATTTCCGATGTCAAGTCTGGCGTACTGGAAGACTCCCGTATAAGGGTAACGGGGTATAACTCAAGCAAGCTGTATCCCGAAGCCATGAGATTTGTCCGCGTTTATGACCCTGATAATGATACTATTGTGGACTTTATATCCAATAACTTTGAAGTCAGTGCCTTGGAAATATCCAACTTGTACCGCCATCGATGGGATATAGAGGTATTCTTCAAGTGGATTAAACAGAACATTACCGTAAAAACTCTGTGGGGATATTCGGAAAATGCTGTCAAAATCCATCTTTGGGCTGCCATCATATCGTATCTGACAGTAGTAAGAATAAAGGTTGCCAGCAACAGCCCTTATTCAATCACCGAGGTGGCTACCCTGATTAGAATATCCGCGTTGGAAAGGACTGACCTGCGGTCGTTGATAACCAAGCTAGACTCATCAATCATTTCAAACCAAAATGTCAAAGAACTCTCGTTATTTGATGATATTTAA
- a CDS encoding RagB/SusD family nutrient uptake outer membrane protein, whose amino-acid sequence MKIKIFIFAIVLLLSSCSEFLEPKSPNEYIPKHASALDEMLLGSAYPSSTSDPLFVFHNILDDDVKITDENVTWGEVNVNQREAFMQLFSWHPDLQMTMKDAGNYQKVWETYYNLILGANAALDYIKEVSGTEEDKAHVQAQALALRAFYYLQLVNLFGEPYTYNKEALGVPLKLTSALSISYDKRKTVGEVYDQIVRDLDEAEKYFLMLPNEKQFLPNYRITLPAVQLLKARVNLYMNNLEEAAKYAKNVIEDWDFVLYDLRSISYDGVTFPNYVTYDNPETIWAFGKRNDLLKFTHDLMGDYGVKDHWVLINASDELVDNYEDEGDLRKQFYLVPEYGYTPVCYLAVSKCVFLGESIPSDDKFMLALRLSEAYLILAEATAKTDPTIALNAVNELRKKRISEEKYKDKSGLSGDELLEFVRNERRRELCFEGHRWFDLRRYGMPSFTRVWKEGGVAAKWFTMEKEDAAYTLPISKEVMDRNPGLVQNRLGNPKY is encoded by the coding sequence ATGAAAATAAAGATATTCATATTTGCAATTGTTCTTCTGTTATCCTCTTGTTCGGAGTTCTTAGAGCCTAAATCACCGAATGAATATATTCCGAAACACGCATCTGCATTAGACGAGATGTTGTTAGGATCAGCTTATCCTTCTTCTACAAGCGATCCATTGTTTGTTTTTCACAATATTTTAGATGATGATGTGAAAATAACAGATGAGAATGTTACTTGGGGAGAGGTTAATGTTAATCAGAGAGAGGCTTTTATGCAACTTTTTTCATGGCATCCGGATTTACAGATGACGATGAAAGATGCTGGTAATTATCAAAAGGTTTGGGAGACTTATTATAATTTGATCTTAGGTGCGAATGCAGCATTGGATTATATTAAAGAAGTTTCCGGAACAGAAGAGGATAAAGCTCACGTACAGGCTCAGGCGTTGGCATTAAGAGCTTTTTACTATCTGCAATTGGTGAACTTGTTTGGAGAGCCTTATACTTATAATAAAGAAGCTTTGGGGGTCCCTCTAAAATTAACCAGTGCTTTGAGTATCAGTTATGATAAGCGGAAAACTGTCGGAGAGGTATATGACCAGATTGTAAGGGATTTGGATGAGGCTGAAAAATATTTTTTGATGCTTCCCAATGAAAAACAATTTTTGCCTAATTACCGAATCACATTACCTGCTGTTCAACTTTTGAAAGCTCGGGTGAATCTTTATATGAACAATCTTGAAGAGGCAGCAAAATATGCTAAAAACGTGATTGAAGATTGGGATTTTGTATTATATGATTTGCGCTCAATTTCTTATGATGGGGTTACGTTCCCTAATTACGTAACTTATGATAATCCGGAGACAATTTGGGCGTTTGGAAAAAGAAATGATCTTCTCAAGTTTACTCATGATTTGATGGGTGATTATGGTGTGAAGGATCATTGGGTACTTATAAATGCTTCAGATGAATTAGTTGATAATTATGAAGATGAAGGTGATTTACGTAAACAATTTTATCTCGTACCGGAATACGGTTATACTCCCGTGTGTTATTTGGCTGTAAGTAAATGCGTGTTCTTGGGAGAGAGTATTCCTTCTGATGATAAATTTATGTTGGCTCTGAGATTATCTGAAGCTTATTTGATTTTGGCAGAGGCAACTGCTAAAACAGATCCGACGATTGCGTTGAATGCGGTAAATGAATTGCGGAAAAAAAGAATATCAGAAGAGAAGTATAAAGATAAATCAGGATTATCCGGGGATGAATTACTCGAGTTTGTAAGGAATGAACGTCGTCGGGAACTTTGTTTCGAGGGGCATCGTTGGTTTGATTTGAGGCGTTATGGAATGCCTAGTTTTACTCGTGTGTGGAAAGAAGGAGGTGTGGCAGCAAAATGGTTTACAATGGAGAAAGAGGATGCTGCTTATACATTACCTATTTCTAAAGAAGTAATGGATCGTAATCCGGGGTTAGTTCAAAATCGATTAGGTAATCCTAAATATTAA
- a CDS encoding FecR family protein, which translates to MKLPGDIHELILEDLASKLDVLGQEKLEAWLEENGENKEICRKFCSLWYSGKWANSRVGIKKQIAWEQIQGRRRNRRRIRWIVRSASVAASLICVIGLIWLFTSKDEIIPVASLPKWQPRQATLVLSTGEMKELGVTKMNMIEEKGAIICSDSAYLEYRDEGLEKSQEEQVYNELIVPKGGEYRLRLVDGSLVIINSGSRLRFPVNFNGESREVFLSGGACFEVAKDSLKPFIVHANEADVRVLGTLFDVSAYEDEERVEVTLVNGAVKVSVDGSNDRLVPNEQFVFDRRTGKTLVREVNAESYIAWTNGIFRFDALPLDLLMKKLSRWFDIQYEFGDDILKEVLYSGGFRKYDNVQDILNMIGEVTNISFTVTNDIIRINKKSDNATNIIR; encoded by the coding sequence ATGAAGTTACCGGGAGATATACATGAATTAATTTTGGAAGACTTAGCGTCTAAATTAGACGTCTTAGGTCAGGAAAAACTTGAAGCATGGTTAGAGGAGAATGGGGAGAATAAGGAGATATGCCGGAAATTTTGCTCTTTGTGGTATAGTGGAAAATGGGCTAATTCCCGAGTAGGAATAAAGAAACAGATCGCTTGGGAACAAATTCAAGGGCGGCGAAGAAATAGACGAAGGATACGTTGGATTGTTAGAAGTGCTTCTGTTGCAGCTTCTTTAATATGTGTAATTGGATTGATATGGCTCTTTACTTCGAAAGATGAAATTATTCCTGTTGCTTCCTTGCCGAAGTGGCAACCCCGCCAGGCGACGCTTGTGCTTTCGACGGGAGAGATGAAGGAATTAGGTGTCACGAAAATGAACATGATAGAGGAAAAAGGTGCTATTATTTGTTCTGATTCTGCTTATTTGGAGTACCGGGATGAAGGTTTGGAAAAATCTCAAGAAGAACAAGTATATAATGAATTGATTGTGCCTAAAGGCGGGGAGTATCGTTTGCGGCTGGTAGATGGAAGTCTGGTGATTATAAATTCTGGATCAAGATTACGCTTCCCAGTTAATTTTAATGGAGAAAGTCGGGAAGTTTTTTTATCAGGAGGTGCTTGTTTTGAGGTTGCAAAAGATTCATTGAAACCGTTTATTGTACATGCAAATGAAGCGGATGTTCGGGTGTTGGGAACGTTATTTGACGTGTCTGCCTATGAGGATGAAGAACGGGTAGAAGTAACTTTAGTAAATGGCGCTGTAAAGGTTTCTGTTGATGGTTCTAATGATCGGTTAGTGCCTAACGAACAGTTTGTATTTGACCGGCGAACTGGGAAAACTTTGGTACGAGAGGTTAATGCTGAAAGTTATATTGCTTGGACGAATGGTATATTCCGATTTGATGCTTTGCCTTTGGACTTGTTGATGAAAAAGTTAAGTCGTTGGTTCGATATCCAGTACGAATTTGGGGATGATATATTGAAGGAGGTACTTTATTCCGGTGGATTTCGAAAATATGATAATGTACAAGATATCCTGAATATGATTGGGGAAGTCACAAATATTTCTTTTACAGTAACAAATGATATAATTAGAATAAATAAAAAATCGGATAATGCGACCAACATCATCCGATGA
- a CDS encoding sigma-70 family RNA polymerase sigma factor: MTMYFSDQDILASMRKDKTIGIQRLFDRYYRPLVLFADEFLKDRSAAEDLVQDFFVKLWEDDYLLKVTASTLGSYLYSAVRNRAISFLQKKDVLRNSQELGVIDISVDVVEDIDEERMDIVMKEVELLPERTRQVVERVMLRGLKYKEAAEELKISINTVKFALKEGTKRLRERLASMGPEVLFYFLRKFSNH, translated from the coding sequence ATGACGATGTATTTTTCAGATCAGGATATTTTAGCTTCCATGAGGAAGGATAAGACTATCGGTATTCAGCGTTTGTTTGACCGGTATTACCGTCCATTGGTGTTATTTGCTGATGAATTTCTGAAAGATAGATCTGCAGCAGAGGATTTGGTGCAAGATTTTTTTGTCAAACTGTGGGAGGATGATTATTTGTTGAAGGTAACAGCGAGTACTCTCGGTTCTTATCTTTATTCAGCGGTTAGGAATCGGGCAATTTCTTTTCTTCAGAAAAAAGATGTATTACGCAATTCTCAAGAACTGGGAGTGATAGATATCTCTGTAGATGTGGTAGAGGATATTGACGAGGAACGAATGGATATTGTAATGAAAGAGGTAGAATTACTGCCAGAAAGAACCCGGCAAGTAGTGGAACGTGTGATGTTACGGGGTTTGAAGTATAAAGAAGCTGCTGAGGAATTAAAAATTTCTATAAACACGGTGAAGTTTGCTTTAAAAGAGGGAACAAAACGTTTACGGGAACGCTTGGCTTCAATGGGACCAGAAGTTTTATTTTATTTTCTACGAAAGTTTTCTAATCATTAG
- a CDS encoding SusC/RagA family TonB-linked outer membrane protein produces MKLTLFMCVFLVVSTLGNGFSQQRITMQLGNTTIKKALTEFQRQTDKIVIYSDNNFSTSQEIVANFKDVEMESFLAKILEGSGMTYKLMKDYILILPLKVNVTDSLNQLKEYTIKGIVKDEGGSFMPGVTVLIKGTQVGVATDIEGKFEIATTNPDKLVLVFSFVGMQTVEVKYSGQAMINVVMKEAVNEMEEVTVVSTGYQTVNRKDMVGSYTVVKADDVMIPSYSTIDQMLQGQVAGMMIMNTSSRVGASPKIKIRGTATLLGNQDPLWVVDGIIQDDPIPIDLMTNMADDLKNILGNQISWLNPNDIETITVLKDASATAVYGSRASNGVIVVTTKKGKTGRMSINYSGSFSYAPAPTYDRFNYMNSQERIQFAEEAYNYGARYGEEPLKQPYTYEGLMKMYIDGDINQDEYLSRKSALEMVNTDWLDLLTRVTLNQTHSLSISGGTDKVSYRVSLGYNNNHGQELKNDGERLTSSISVGMQLPHRIKIDVGMNGTISKNAGYASGVNPLSYALSTSRALPAFDENGERLFYKRRSSYGFNNESETLSYNILNELDHSGSEVKNHRLSLNLILSWQLLDWLKYQFTGGYTYSNQNRQSFREEETYAVANEYRGYDFDSVEPDDPWFKAALLPFGGDVFTSDAIQQTYNIQNQLLISKTFAERHRLNMMLATEVRSTINEEHSNTLWGYVKSRGNKLIAPTAWSDFKPIGGKTQSGVGELFNRLYNNSAKIYGKTDNFFSLFATLAYSFSDRYVLNANFRHEASNRFGQDVNHRFDPEYSFGVSWRVSEEPFMQSQIGWLSQLNLKATYGIQGNVLQNIGPDLVLYQGGVAGVFNEYSSSIARIPNPNLSWERTRTWNFGVDLELFQKVSVVFEYYTRRSNAIIGQEIPYENGLSSMEINGGIIYNKGAEVTVNFVPVKTKDFALNVSVNSSKNWNTTGVGPSREPGLYEYLSGNAEKVMKKGYPVGAFWSYSFAGLNHENGTPQFNLLEVSEDKPYNGDPTSFLVYSGTTEPYFTGGVNLNARYKSFTLSTMFSLLLGGRKRLPSPYEDFKNKIFLPNETKNVSKDLVKRWMKPGDEEYTNIPALIRKDYMMEVPTGQENMIEMWENSDVMVVKSSFLRCCNLSLGWRMNPEISKKFGVSNLSLNASVSNLFVIASKRFNGFDPELGDSIMPRNYSFSINIGF; encoded by the coding sequence ATGAAATTGACATTGTTTATGTGTGTATTTCTCGTGGTCTCGACATTGGGAAATGGTTTTTCTCAACAGAGAATTACAATGCAGTTGGGAAACACGACAATTAAAAAGGCGTTAACAGAATTTCAACGCCAAACAGATAAAATCGTGATTTATAGTGATAATAACTTTAGTACATCTCAAGAAATTGTTGCTAATTTTAAAGATGTTGAGATGGAATCGTTTCTGGCAAAAATCTTAGAGGGAAGTGGAATGACCTATAAGTTGATGAAAGATTATATCTTAATTCTTCCCTTAAAAGTAAATGTAACCGATTCTTTAAATCAGCTGAAAGAGTACACGATAAAAGGAATTGTGAAGGATGAGGGAGGTAGTTTTATGCCGGGGGTAACTGTTTTGATAAAAGGTACTCAGGTTGGAGTTGCTACTGATATTGAAGGGAAATTTGAGATTGCAACAACAAATCCAGATAAGTTAGTACTTGTTTTTTCTTTTGTAGGGATGCAGACTGTTGAAGTAAAATATAGCGGTCAGGCTATGATTAACGTGGTGATGAAAGAGGCGGTAAATGAAATGGAAGAGGTGACCGTCGTGAGTACTGGTTACCAAACGGTAAATAGAAAAGATATGGTCGGTTCTTATACTGTGGTAAAAGCTGATGATGTGATGATTCCTAGTTATTCAACAATTGACCAGATGTTACAAGGTCAAGTCGCAGGAATGATGATTATGAATACGAGTTCTCGGGTTGGGGCAAGCCCTAAAATTAAAATTCGGGGAACCGCAACATTATTGGGTAATCAGGATCCTCTTTGGGTTGTAGACGGTATTATTCAAGATGATCCGATTCCGATTGATTTGATGACGAATATGGCAGATGACTTAAAAAATATTTTAGGGAATCAAATCTCTTGGCTAAACCCAAATGATATCGAAACAATTACAGTATTAAAGGATGCTTCTGCAACTGCTGTTTATGGGTCCAGGGCCTCAAACGGGGTTATTGTGGTAACAACGAAAAAAGGCAAAACAGGAAGAATGTCTATTAATTATTCCGGAAGTTTCTCGTATGCTCCGGCTCCCACGTACGATCGGTTCAACTATATGAATTCACAGGAAAGGATTCAGTTCGCTGAAGAAGCATATAATTATGGAGCTCGATATGGTGAAGAGCCTCTGAAACAACCTTATACTTACGAAGGTTTGATGAAAATGTATATTGATGGAGACATTAATCAAGATGAATATTTGAGTCGTAAGAGTGCATTAGAAATGGTAAATACAGATTGGTTGGATTTGTTAACCCGGGTGACATTGAATCAAACTCATAGTCTTAGTATATCTGGAGGAACGGATAAAGTGAGTTATCGGGTGTCTTTGGGTTATAATAATAATCATGGTCAAGAATTGAAGAATGATGGGGAACGTTTAACATCTAGTATTTCTGTCGGAATGCAACTTCCGCATCGAATTAAAATTGATGTCGGGATGAATGGGACAATCTCGAAAAATGCGGGATATGCTTCTGGTGTTAATCCATTAAGTTATGCGTTGTCAACAAGTCGTGCATTACCTGCTTTTGATGAGAATGGAGAACGTTTGTTTTATAAAAGACGGAGTTCATATGGTTTTAATAACGAGTCGGAAACATTAAGTTATAATATTTTAAATGAATTAGATCATAGTGGTTCGGAAGTAAAGAATCATCGTTTGTCTTTAAATCTGATTTTGTCATGGCAACTTTTGGATTGGCTGAAGTATCAGTTTACAGGAGGGTATACTTATTCTAATCAAAATCGACAATCATTCCGAGAGGAGGAAACTTATGCGGTAGCAAATGAATATCGAGGATATGATTTTGATAGCGTTGAACCAGATGATCCTTGGTTTAAAGCAGCACTTTTGCCTTTCGGTGGAGATGTATTTACGTCAGATGCAATACAGCAAACTTATAATATCCAAAATCAATTACTTATTTCAAAAACATTTGCAGAAAGGCATCGCTTGAATATGATGCTTGCTACAGAAGTTCGTTCAACGATTAATGAGGAGCATTCCAATACATTATGGGGATATGTGAAGAGTCGTGGAAATAAATTAATTGCACCTACGGCTTGGAGTGATTTTAAGCCTATTGGGGGAAAAACGCAAAGTGGCGTGGGAGAATTATTTAACCGTTTATATAATAATAGTGCCAAGATTTATGGAAAAACTGATAATTTCTTTTCGTTATTCGCAACGTTAGCCTATTCATTTTCGGATCGCTACGTGTTGAATGCTAATTTTCGACATGAAGCATCCAATCGTTTCGGCCAGGATGTGAATCATCGGTTTGATCCTGAATATTCTTTTGGTGTTTCTTGGCGAGTGAGTGAGGAACCGTTTATGCAGAGTCAGATTGGGTGGTTATCCCAATTGAATTTGAAAGCTACTTATGGTATTCAGGGAAATGTTTTGCAAAATATTGGTCCGGATTTGGTTTTATATCAAGGAGGAGTGGCTGGAGTATTTAATGAATATTCTTCTTCGATTGCCCGAATCCCTAATCCAAACTTGTCATGGGAACGAACACGGACATGGAATTTTGGGGTAGATTTGGAATTATTTCAAAAAGTATCTGTCGTATTTGAATATTATACCCGGCGTTCCAATGCAATTATTGGCCAAGAGATACCTTACGAGAACGGATTGAGTTCAATGGAAATAAATGGAGGGATTATTTATAATAAAGGTGCTGAAGTTACAGTAAATTTTGTTCCGGTAAAAACAAAGGATTTTGCACTAAATGTAAGTGTGAATTCTTCCAAGAACTGGAACACAACGGGAGTCGGTCCTTCTAGAGAACCTGGTTTGTATGAATATCTGTCGGGTAATGCAGAAAAAGTGATGAAAAAAGGTTATCCTGTAGGGGCTTTCTGGTCCTATAGTTTTGCTGGATTGAACCATGAAAACGGTACTCCTCAATTCAATTTGTTAGAGGTGTCTGAAGATAAGCCTTATAATGGAGATCCGACGAGTTTCCTTGTGTATTCCGGGACGACAGAGCCTTATTTTACTGGAGGGGTGAATTTGAATGCTAGGTATAAATCTTTTACGTTGTCTACAATGTTCTCGTTGCTTTTAGGAGGACGCAAACGCCTTCCCTCTCCTTATGAAGATTTTAAGAATAAGATCTTTTTACCTAATGAAACCAAGAATGTTTCCAAAGATTTAGTAAAACGTTGGATGAAACCGGGAGATGAAGAATATACTAACATTCCTGCTTTAATTCGGAAAGATTATATGATGGAGGTTCCAACTGGTCAGGAAAATATGATAGAGATGTGGGAAAATTCGGATGTAATGGTCGTGAAGTCTTCTTTCTTGAGATGTTGTAATTTGAGCTTAGGATGGAGAATGAATCCGGAAATATCAAAGAAATTCGGGGTGTCAAATCTATCTTTAAATGCATCGGTTAGTAACCTTTTCGTAATTGCTTCCAAGCGTTTCAATGGTTTTGATCCTGAATTAGGGGATAGTATTATGCCCCGGAATTATTCTTTTAGTATTAATATTGGATTTTAA
- a CDS encoding Hsp20/alpha crystallin family protein: MMPVRRTQNWLPSIFNDFFDNEWMTRANATAPAINVIESEKDYKVEVAAPGMTKEDFNVRIDEDNNLVISMEKKSESKEEQKEHRYLRREFSYSKFQQTMILPDDVDKEKIAAGVEHGVLTIDLPKLSLEEIKKAERTIEIK; encoded by the coding sequence ATGATGCCTGTAAGAAGAACTCAAAATTGGTTACCAAGTATCTTTAATGATTTCTTTGATAACGAGTGGATGACAAGAGCAAACGCAACCGCACCCGCAATTAACGTGATCGAATCCGAAAAAGATTATAAAGTTGAAGTTGCAGCTCCGGGTATGACAAAAGAAGATTTCAACGTTCGCATAGACGAGGATAACAATCTAGTGATCTCCATGGAGAAAAAGAGCGAGAGTAAAGAGGAGCAAAAAGAACATCGCTACTTACGCCGGGAGTTCTCATACTCGAAATTCCAACAAACCATGATCTTACCAGATGACGTGGATAAAGAGAAAATCGCTGCCGGGGTTGAACACGGAGTTCTAACCATTGACTTGCCGAAACTATCTCTGGAAGAGATTAAAAAAGCAGAGAGAACCATTGAAATTAAATAA
- a CDS encoding thioredoxin family protein encodes MKKVFLLGCIVCLSLWTWGQGIDFQKGSFQEALQQAKTGNKLVFVDAFATWCGPCKKMAETVLNQPVVGDYFGEYFISIKIDIEKGEGPILKEKYGIEGIPDYLFLDGDGKLVYRFGGAMSLDKFMEGAKYAIETSHDENNVVRLAMRYEQEKNDEAFLKLYLEKLIEVGSRDSYEVFEQYLKIQKSIRPSSKEMAEFLKDYKDFLVYGGEAERIIQENEKSEEWRLYVRKDIREVFQFFPRLMLMHSYPYAVQKKDIRIIENAVARAREDGLSVSEGEKEDYLIRFYDETRMGEEYKEIMGNKIDLFFKNLDLKKIQNGHIEAVKIREAEPHRKIISSAESYSRSMATTIMNYVKYVNKDAEKKDVLRWAKQTYDILPNRLENMNFYADILYLYGDKQEAIALKEKACQLAVDDEFGQKIRNELDKMKLEKK; translated from the coding sequence ATGAAAAAAGTATTTTTATTAGGATGTATAGTTTGCCTGTCTCTTTGGACATGGGGACAAGGAATTGATTTTCAAAAAGGCTCTTTTCAAGAAGCTTTGCAGCAAGCAAAAACTGGGAATAAATTAGTGTTTGTGGATGCTTTTGCTACTTGGTGTGGGCCGTGTAAGAAAATGGCAGAAACCGTTTTGAACCAACCTGTAGTTGGAGATTATTTCGGGGAGTATTTTATTTCGATTAAAATTGATATAGAAAAGGGAGAGGGGCCTATTTTAAAGGAAAAATATGGTATAGAGGGTATTCCGGATTATCTTTTTTTAGATGGAGATGGAAAATTAGTATATCGCTTCGGGGGTGCAATGTCATTGGATAAATTTATGGAGGGAGCTAAATATGCGATAGAAACGTCACACGATGAGAATAATGTTGTTCGTTTAGCTATGCGTTATGAGCAAGAAAAAAATGATGAAGCGTTTTTAAAATTGTATTTAGAAAAGTTGATAGAGGTTGGTTCTAGAGATTCTTATGAGGTTTTTGAGCAGTATTTGAAGATTCAGAAAAGTATCCGTCCTTCAAGTAAAGAGATGGCCGAATTTTTAAAAGATTATAAAGATTTCCTTGTTTATGGGGGAGAGGCAGAACGTATTATTCAAGAGAATGAGAAATCAGAAGAATGGAGACTATATGTGCGTAAAGATATACGAGAGGTTTTTCAATTTTTCCCTCGTTTGATGCTTATGCATTCTTATCCTTATGCTGTTCAGAAAAAAGATATACGGATTATTGAAAATGCTGTTGCTAGAGCGCGAGAGGATGGTTTAAGTGTGAGTGAAGGGGAAAAAGAAGATTATTTGATTCGTTTCTATGATGAGACTAGAATGGGAGAGGAATATAAAGAAATCATGGGGAATAAAATTGATTTGTTTTTTAAAAATTTAGATTTAAAAAAAATACAAAATGGTCATATTGAGGCGGTGAAAATTAGAGAGGCTGAACCACATCGTAAAATTATATCTTCTGCAGAGAGTTATAGTCGGAGTATGGCTACTACTATTATGAATTATGTGAAATATGTAAATAAAGATGCTGAGAAAAAGGATGTTTTAAGATGGGCTAAGCAAACTTATGACATTCTTCCTAACCGATTGGAAAATATGAATTTTTATGCTGATATTCTTTATCTATATGGCGATAAACAAGAAGCTATCGCATTAAAAGAAAAGGCTTGTCAGTTGGCTGTTGATGATGAATTCGGCCAAAAGATTAGAAATGAATTAGATAAAATGAAATTGGAGAAGAAATAG